The sequence tttgaataatatgtttctgtgaatagatgtattttaatgactggaaatttgaattagtaactagaattgttggtggctgtaccctcaaagggggttgaaccaccgtaaaataattgtcctcctgagagggtacataagtcccaaaacatttgaagtaaatttcagttttccaactTTTAATCATGTGTTTTCACTTTATGGCAGAATTTGTCTCAATTGCGAACAGCTGAAGggacgatgtaaatccaactagggtccatgcaggaagcaaatgtactataagtccccatggtccttagtatggtgatctaccttcagttgttggcaacctatagctcatttttatattgtactctcctctatagatacattgttttaggtctcttcactagttttaccttctactctgtgatattctagttagttttagtgTCGTTCGTTGATAGGGTTTTGCAATATATGCGCTATCAatgcatttgtattttcataattagtcattgtcgtcacgatatggcggcaatattgccgatgtgacgttaaatattaactcactcactcactcatcacaacgTCTGATGACAGATACTATGTTCCAAACatatacatttaaacatttatggatttgttgttttgacatttgtaaGACATGTAACGCATGATTTGGATGATTATTTCATAGATCGTAACATAAGAATCATCGTATTTGCACAATCCCTACAGTCTCTATACACAAAATTAGATGGAGATGATTGAGCGAACAATATTAATGTGAGCCATAATTAGTAGAAATGTCAGTCAATGATATGTAACATATAAACATCTtactacacttcagtgactacatgtcacttcagagcaacagattgctTGTTCATAAGGAAATAGGATAAGTGTGAACTGCTGAATTTGTGTTGGGGGTGATTATTCAAGTAAGAAATTGATGAcaacttcctttttaataatttgcattATAATAATCCTTCTTGGCATTAAGGTTTatatgttgattgatttttgtgtcATATAGATTTTCAGACACGTGCAAAAAGCATGAAAACCCCAGGTTTCAACTATACTCACCTTGGAATAGACTTCACCatttgtgagtgatgaagaagatacCAATTTATTGCTCTCGATCCCATTTACCTGGGAATCCAGTAAAGTGAGGACGTACAGGTCTGCACAGGACTCATCCACAATTTACAAGGCCATCATGAAGGCCAGGATGAGGCACCCAAACCATAATGACAGAGGGATATCCGCCCAACGATGCCCCTGAGTGGGCttaatttgtgtttattttcaaatagacctatatttattttgaaatacacttttatttgttttcagagttctttattacattttcttattgtattgtattgcaagctgtgtgttattatatggtTAGCAATAGTAGTGACTGACTTTGGTGTGTTTGTCTCTGTCAGTGTGAGGATGACTGTAAATGGATGCAAGTGAATGTTAGCCATCGCATgtttttggaaacatttttgttataCATGTTGATCTGTTAattagtgctatatcttttgtAACTCAAGGGAAACCTGTTGGAAAgagggtaacggataccgtacggaaacccttagaaagtgggtaattggaAGTTTCCGTTATTGTGAAAGCTCAGTGTAAACGAacagaaactcactggattctaagtggaaacttaagtttcagtccactttccatcagcctgtcaacgaaggacagtaaaaccaactagaatatcacataaaatgtaaaactagtgttcagatctaaaacagttcaactatagaggacaatacaatatgaaaatgggctatagattgccaacaactgaaggtagatcaccacactaacgaccacggggacttacataacttttgctacctacatggaccctagcgaATGCGATACGAAGTCTCTTTGATGTTATCATCTTTTCAAAGAATGTGTTGATGTTGCCTGTTATCCGAAGGACACGTTTGTGCATCACGGCAGGAAATGTCACAAACATGTTGTTCTGCGTCTATTATAATAActatcatttgttttgtttttttactggATCAATTTAAATCTACATCTGTAATGTTCTGTATATCCTTGTTAACAGGTCTTGGTATAGGTTAATGTATCCATTACTATATAGTCGTCATATGCACGACATGGCCTATATTCAGTATTGTAACAGTAACTTTGTTATTGATAAGAAATCACGTTCCCTCGCTATCTCCGTTGCATCAAAGCCCTGATTATTCCTTGTAGTTAAATCTACCATACACCGTGACAgtacatatttcacaatgtcttcatCTCCTTGTACACAGGCCAAATGAAGGACATTGTCACCATCACTATTTACTACTGAAGGATCTGCTCCACTGTCTAGTAGCAATTCAAACACACCGAATGTACTTTGCCTTGCTGCTAAAAGCAGGGGTGTCATCCCTTTCGACCctctacagtttatatcgacaacGTGTAGCTTGAGGATATGCTTCACTATTTCCTGATTTTCTCCCATAGAGGCGAAATGAAGGATGCTGTTACCATCATTATCTACTGCTGAAAGATTCGCTCCACCCTCTAGTAGCAATTTAAACACGCCATATGTACTGTACTCTACTGATACCAGCAGTGGTGTTTTCCCTTTATCTCCTCTACAGTTTATGTCCAGAGTGTGTAACTTGAGGACATGCTTCACTATCTCCTCACGGTCTCCCTTACAGGCcacatgaaggatattgtcaccATTTCTATTAACTGCTGAAGGATCAGCTCCACTCTCCATTAACAATTCAAACACATTGTATGAATCGTATTCTGCTGCTAACAGCAGTGGTGTCCTCCCTTTCGATCCTCTACAGTTTATGTTCAGAGAGTGTAGCTTCAGGACCTGCTTCACTATCTGCTCATCCCCTCTCATACAGGCCAAATGAAGGGCGTTGTCACCATCTCTATTTACTAAAGAAGGATCTGCTCCGCTTTCCAGTAGCAACTGAAACACATTGCGTGGCTGATATTTTACTGCTAACAGTAGTGGTGTCATCTCATTAAATCTACAGTTTATATCCACAATGTGTAACCTGAGGATACGCTTGACTATCTCCACATTTGTTCCCTCACAGGCCAAATGAAGGATGTTCTTACCACAATTTCCAAATCCTGACAGGTCAGCACTTTTTTTCACCAGACTATCAAATACTTTTCTTTTCGCACGCCATGCTGCCAGCATCACTGGTGTCAATCCACCACGGCCTTTTCTATTTATATTCACACTGTTTCGCATCAGGATATAATTCACTATCTTAACATTTCCTCCTCGACAAGCccaatgaaggatgttgtcaccatcctcgtcaattactgacagatcagctcctttCCTCACCAGACCATCAAATACTTCTCCTTTCGCACACCATGCTGCAAGCATCACTGGTGTCTCTCCACCACTGTTTTTTGCAtttatatccacaatgttttgCATCAGGATATAATTGACTATCTTAACATGTCCTCCTCGACAAGccaaatgaaggatattgtctcCATCTCCGTCAGTTACTGACAGATCAGCTTCTTTTTTCACGAGAATATCAAATGCTTCGTGTTTTGCATAATATGCCGCAATCAGTACTGGTGTCATTTCTTCATCCCCTTTACAAtttatatccacaatgttttgCATCAGGATATAAGTCACTATCTTAGGATTTCCTCCTCCACAAGccgaatgaaggatattgtcatcattattgtcaattactgacagatcagctcctttCCTCACCAGAATGTCAAATACTTCTCTTTCCCCACTATTTGCTGCAAGCATCACTGGTGTCTCTCCACCACTGTTTTTTGCAtttatatccacaatgttttgCATCAGGATATAATTGACTATCTTAACATGTCCTCCTCGACAAGccaaatgaaggatattgtctcCATCCTCGTCAATTACTGACAGATCACCTCCTCTTTTCACGAGAATATCAAATGCTTCTTTTTTTCCATGATCTGCCGCAATCAGTACTGGTGTCATTTCTTCATCCCCTTTGCAAtttatatccacaatgtttCGCATCAGGATATAAGTCACTATATTAACATTTCCTCCTCGACAAGCccaatgaaggatgttgtcaccatcctcgtcaattactgacagatcagctccGTTTTTGACAAGAACATCAAATAGTTCTCTTTTCCCATGATATGCTGCAAGTAGAACTGGAGTCATTTTTTCACAATCTTTACTATTTAAGTCCACACTGGTTTGGTTCAGAACATACTTCACTGTttccacatgtcctccaatgCAGGAAAGATGGAGACTGTTTCTACTTTTCTGATTCACTGCTAAAGTATTAGCACCTTTTTCTATCAATAACCGAAACACATCTATTTTCCCATGATATGCGGCTAACAACAATGGTGTCATGTTATTTTCATCGCTGCCATTaatgtcaacaatgttttgTGTGATGATATAGTTCACAATCTTCACACTTCCTCCTCGACAGGCCCAATGAAGAACATTTCTGTTTGTACTATCCTTTGTGAAGGTGTCAGCTCCTCTCTCTATCAGAAAGTGAAACACAAGTTTGTTCCCATAACCAGCTGCCAACAACAATGGTGCAATGCCCTTGTCATCTGTACtgtttatatacagaacattaTGCTTTAGGACATATTTCACTATATCTACATTTCCTCCCTGACAGGATACatgaaggatattttcaccatcatcatcctctTTTGATATATCAGCTCCTATTTTCATAAGGAAAGAAAACACGTCCTTCTTCCCAAACATCGCTGCTGACATCAAAGGTGTTGTCCCGGTTCTTCCCCTACTTTCAATGTCTATGATTTTCTGCGAGTGGATGTACTTCACTATCCCCAGATTTCCCTCCATACAGGCGACGTGTAAGATATTGTTATCCTCATCGTCTAATAGGGTCAAATTTGCCCCTTTCTCCACAAGTAATTCCAGCAATGCCCTGTGTCCTGCTACTGCCGCTATCATCGCTGGCGTCCTGCCAGCTTGTCCTCTCGAGTTGACGTTGGCAGGATCATGAGACAACAAGTATTTAGCTTGATGCAAGTCTCCTATTCTGCAGGCATCAATAAGTGTAGTGTTAACGTAGGCCCGGTTATGTGTTTGATGATGTTCATCTGAAAGTAACGATGAAAACATGACACAGTTTTCATTTTTAGACCCATGTTAATTTAACCCATTACCCTCCACGCACCCAAAAGTGCTGTACATCTATAGAGTTTGCTGAGCTGAAACAGAGTTATACAGGGATTCAATagttatttgagtgagtgagtgagtaagttaatattcaacgtcatATCGGgaatattgcaaccatatcgtgacgagaacgattcattataaaaatacaaatgaattaatagcacctATATTgtaaaaactgtcaacgaaggacagaaaactaactagaatatcactgagtaatgtaatgtaaaactagtgattagacctaaatcAGTGGATGTATaaaggacaatgcaatataaaaatgagctatacgTTGCCAgaacggaaggtagatcaccatactaagaaccattgggacttacagaACATTTACTTCCCGCATggaccctaactggatttacCTCATCCCCTCAACTAATGTAAAACttatatttacatcaaatgttttgggacttatgtaccctgtCAGGagaacaattattttacggtacttccgccttctttgagggtacagccactaacgaatTGAGTTACTAATGAAATATTccgattttaaaatatttatctatttacagttgagttaacaaatgtaattccttaaaaaatacaagaattaaaagaggactaatattgctaaaaagatccttcatcgttCGTGAatattgatcccttgtgatggaatattcaacacagtcaggcaggatatgcttgactgtgattctttcatctcaagggatgcaaaacggagaaTCCTctcctttaagcaaatatttatgtgtatatcttcagTGGcaaatgcgacatcgtcgcatgatgatctcttcaaatcttgtctgacaacccaagtaggtgtagccaatatagggttttatagcatgtaatttattgatgtctAGAATAGATTAttcattgtttatgtttagggcgTTCTCTTCCTGTGTAAAACAATATTATTGGTATACATGAGTTTCTGTATTCGTGATTTTTTCTGATAGACAGGACAGAATTTTGATGAGGAGAAGTACTCGCCGTGGCAGTTAGCAGACCTAATGGCATCTGTACAGGTAGTGCCTTCATGATCTTTACTGCAACGGGAGCAAGTTGGGGACTTAGTACACGACCTGGCTCCATGCCCAAACCTTTGACAGTATAcacatccactccgatgttgaaaTAACTAGCCTTAATTGATGATGGTACTTTGGGAAGTATAAACGTGCGATCACGGATGACACCTTTACACGAAGTTAGATATTTGTGAACAGAGACAGTATTTCAGTAATGCAAAATGATCTGCTTTGTGGAGATTAATTGACTGTTGATGTAGTGAACATTCTACAAGTAGAGATCCATTTCTGAGACGCGTTACATTCTTGACATCTCCACGAACCCCTTCATCAGCCTTGGACACAACAAAAGGTTTAATCTTCAGAGGTGCTCCATCAACTCCATTAACCACCGGAAACCGAGCCAccacctcgtggtgggtgctgggtaatgccaagagctcgccatcACCCCCGTAGTGAActcggggggatatttggtccaccaacccgtttgccgtgggttgcagccctgtgtcggtgaaggaagggatcctggtggttgagggcaataagggcctgcaatcgtgttcctcttgctcaatacaccactttggccctaacttcgcctagacgggtggtcgaatgggcccggttcgaccaatcggctggtcatgccaagccctgtgcatggagtatatatatatatatatgtcattgcacaaactTTTTAGGTCTTTCAAAATCAAATCTTAGTTGGTATTCTGGTCATGGTCTCTGCAcaacaaaaccttgaactcaagcaaaggtatcattcgagatcgagaccgattgcttgatgatatgtcggaacttgacaTCAGATCTGAAaagaaggatcaaggtgtagtCTGTGTCAAGcacttttcaactcggagaaacagtgAAACCATCTAAACGAACTCGTATCTGTTTACtgtttcatgtcctaatgctcccaaatcagtgaaggcaggtactgtaacattccagttgatacctacatccccaaccctctaaggtgttttaaatgccagaaatatggacacggtgtaaatacctgcacattgtctcttgtgtgtgctcactgtggtgagaagacacatacaaaagaagattgtgacagtgattataaaaaatgcaccaattgctcaggtgaccattcttcattttcgaAACAGtctccaatttggaaagagcaaatggagataaataaaataaaatttactcaaaatatttctttttccgAGAccaaaaaactggtgaagagatctgaactttcagaaagttatgctacagtggcaaaaacatcatcggggtctaactcttaaacaacatcaaccacaggctgccaaactaatttggtaaattgcgattctccacagcttttgtgtcctgctatatcatcacagagtgaggaatcacttcctagtcttcttctgatcacaaatcatcatctcagccACAGTCAAAGTgtcaatcgacagctgacagtcaacaaacggtgaaaagtggcagagctcctaaagggtcacagaacaaaatgcaattgttcaataaatacgggtctcttgaagacatggacatttctgaaaacgtccattctagtgtggtgatctaccttcacttgttggcgatctatagtctgtttttattatgtattgtctaaatagggctattagttttaactttccatactagttttacttaaaattgtgatatgctagttgttttactgtcctccgttgacagatttttccatatgcatatatttaatttaaatgttctcgtcacgatatggctgagatattgccgatgtgacgttaaacattaactcattcactcactcacccattctagggcacatagcttgtcgccctccaaaagagtgcggggtagattcCCAATAAattcccccaaaagatagtttattccaataatattgtacagtggaactacagaggattgaggactaatttacatgaattacaaccATTAGTCCAAGATTGTACACCTTCGgagatatgtctccaagagacatatttaaaacaaacagatgcatttgacacttcatcagtttaatgcatatcattagCTTGCACCCCCGGGTGATTGGGCCACTGGccgatcatccattctagtcagacaagacgttcttcaaagccctgtttcactgaaTACTAATCTGCAGGCTGTTGCAgagagaattactttacatgtagtgtTTACGCTACGCTCTCTGgtgtagtgtaactacaaacactaaaggtaaattgttggaggacttttgttctgaaatgagttatgtatttataatgatggttccaacacatatttacaccctggtacagggacttattctgctttCGACTTGccactgacaaattcagaacaactaaatgaattcgaatggacagtccacgatgacctctatGGAAGTGagcattttcctactatattaaaacctgtaactccatctgatgttcctctatcatcaaggtggaattttaaaaaggctaactgggctttatatgaaacactgtgtggtgAAAatcttaaacctgaacgttctattgacgttcctgatgctattaaatgtttttctgatgaactgaattccatagctgatgagtgtataccaaagtcctctgcagttccacatattcgtaaaccatggatCAGTGATGAacgcaaacaagctaggaaggcaagacAAAAAGCAGGACCTTAATTCCGTTGACATCCTATGgtgcacaatttaaataaatttaaaattttaaatgataAAACGTGGCGTTCTTTTAAGCAGAACagacgccaatcttggcaaaattatgtttccaaaataaattcttggACTTGGACACCATGttcaaggtatggaacatggtccagaaaattaaaggtaaaggtactaaatctactgtccatcatcttaagcatagagatcaattacttactgataaatcagatattgcgaagaAACTTCGCGAAACTCACGCTAAACATTCtccctcttctaatta comes from Haliotis asinina isolate JCU_RB_2024 chromosome 13, JCU_Hal_asi_v2, whole genome shotgun sequence and encodes:
- the LOC137259450 gene encoding serine/threonine-protein phosphatase 6 regulatory ankyrin repeat subunit A-like, producing MIAAVAGHRALLELLVEKGANLTLLDDEDNNILHVACMEGNLGIVKYIHSQKIIDIESRGRTGTTPLMSAAMFGKKDVFSFLMKIGADISKEDDDGENILHVSCQGGNVDIVKYVLKHNVLYINSTDDKGIAPLLLAAGYGNKLVFHFLIERGADTFTKDSTNRNVLHWACRGGSVKIVNYIITQNIVDINGSDENNMTPLLLAAYHGKIDVFRLLIEKGANTLAVNQKSRNSLHLSCIGGHVETVKYVLNQTSVDLNSKDCEKMTPVLLAAYHGKRELFDVLVKNGADLSVIDEDGDNILHWACRGGNVNIVTYILMRNIVDINCKGDEEMTPVLIAADHGKKEAFDILVKRGGDLSVIDEDGDNILHLACRGGHVKIVNYILMQNIVDINAKNSGGETPVMLAANSGEREVFDILVRKGADLSVIDNNDDNILHSACGGGNPKIVTYILMQNIVDINCKGDEEMTPVLIAAYYAKHEAFDILVKKEADLSVTDGDGDNILHLACRGGHVKIVNYILMQNIVDINAKNSGGETPVMLAAWCAKGEVFDGLVRKGADLSVIDEDGDNILHWACRGGNVKIVNYILMRNSVNINRKGRGGLTPVMLAAWRAKRKVFDSLVKKSADLSGFGNCGKNILHLACEGTNVEIVKRILRLHIVDINCRFNEMTPLLLAVKYQPRNVFQLLLESGADPSLVNRDGDNALHLACMRGDEQIVKQVLKLHSLNINCRGSKGRTPLLLAAEYDSYNVFELLMESGADPSAVNRNGDNILHVACKGDREEIVKHVLKLHTLDINCRGDKGKTPLLVSVEYSTYGVFKLLLEGGANLSAVDNDGNSILHFASMGENQEIVKHILKLHVVDINCRGSKGMTPLLLAARQSTFGVFELLLDSGADPSVVNSDGDNVLHLACVQGDEDIVKYVLSRCMVDLTTRNNQGFDATEIARERDFLSITKLLLQY